From Flavobacteriales bacterium, the proteins below share one genomic window:
- the thrC gene encoding threonine synthase, which yields MRFYSTKDRQNVVDLREAVLRSLPHDRGLYMPVSIPELAPDFWKSTPGKSLQDIALELASPYLEEDFSSSEIGAIIEQAVNFTAPVVEIEPGIHSLELWHGPSLAFKDFGARFMAAVMSRLVKDESRRLTILVATSGDTGGAVAAGFLGVENVEVIILYPSGKVSPLQEKQLTTLGQNIQAVEVEGTFDDCQALVKRAFLDSELNEKYMLSSANSINIARLIPQSFYYAGSYAQLDAPDDLVFCVPSGNFGNLTAGLIAHRMGLPVQKFIAATNVND from the coding sequence ATGAGATTTTATAGTACGAAGGACAGACAGAATGTAGTAGATCTGAGAGAGGCTGTCCTCCGCAGCCTGCCCCATGATCGAGGTCTGTACATGCCTGTGAGCATTCCAGAATTGGCACCGGACTTTTGGAAGAGTACGCCTGGAAAGAGCCTACAGGATATTGCATTGGAATTGGCCAGCCCCTATCTGGAAGAGGATTTCAGTTCAAGTGAGATAGGGGCTATCATCGAACAGGCTGTCAATTTTACCGCACCTGTCGTTGAGATTGAGCCGGGGATACACAGCTTGGAGTTGTGGCACGGCCCATCTCTGGCCTTCAAGGATTTCGGAGCACGATTCATGGCTGCGGTCATGTCGCGTTTGGTGAAGGATGAATCACGCAGGCTCACCATACTCGTGGCCACGAGTGGCGACACCGGGGGTGCCGTGGCCGCTGGATTCCTAGGTGTGGAAAATGTGGAAGTCATCATCCTCTATCCCAGCGGCAAGGTGAGCCCGCTTCAGGAAAAACAATTGACCACGCTCGGACAGAATATACAGGCCGTGGAGGTGGAAGGCACATTCGATGATTGCCAGGCCTTGGTAAAACGGGCCTTCCTGGATTCCGAACTCAATGAGAAGTACATGCTGAGTTCGGCCAATAGCATCAATATCGCTCGGCTCATCCCTCAGTCCTTTTACTATGCCGGTTCCTATGCGCAACTGGATGCTCCCGATGATCTGGTCTTCTGCGTGCCCTCCGGCAATTTCGGGAATCTCACAGCTGGACTTATCGCTCATCGCATGGGTCTACCCGTGCAGAAGTTCATCGCTGCGACCAATGTCAATGAC
- a CDS encoding homoserine kinase, with protein MADSKTISATAPPTIANLAVGFDILGLAVQGKGDVVSVSSGEKEGVHISDIQGDNGKLSRQAENNTATAGIIAMLHDLGRQESLAIRLDKRMPLGSGMGSSASSAAAGVLAANEFLGRPFSKEELVKYALIGEQVASGSVHGDNVVPSLLGGLILMRSNEPADIIRLPFIQDLQIILIHPHVEVLTSQSRGRLKESVAMDLHIRQSADTSAFIHAMHTRDEALLKRCMRDHIIGPQRRVDIPLFDEVEEILKAQGAINYNISGSGPSSFAFFPASAYTESVVSELKELFEDYRMGCDIESTRVDDQGARILA; from the coding sequence ATGGCTGATTCGAAAACGATATCGGCCACAGCCCCTCCCACGATAGCCAATCTGGCCGTGGGATTCGATATTCTGGGACTGGCCGTTCAAGGAAAAGGAGATGTAGTGTCTGTGAGTTCAGGCGAGAAAGAAGGTGTACATATATCTGATATTCAGGGAGATAATGGGAAGTTGTCACGACAGGCTGAGAACAACACCGCTACAGCAGGCATCATAGCCATGCTTCACGATCTCGGGCGTCAAGAGTCACTCGCTATCCGCTTGGACAAACGCATGCCTTTGGGCAGTGGAATGGGAAGCAGTGCATCCAGCGCAGCAGCAGGAGTACTGGCGGCCAATGAGTTTCTGGGTAGACCCTTTAGCAAAGAAGAACTGGTCAAGTATGCATTGATCGGAGAGCAAGTGGCCAGTGGCAGTGTGCATGGTGACAATGTGGTACCTAGCCTGCTCGGAGGATTGATCCTCATGCGCAGCAACGAACCTGCCGACATTATCCGATTGCCCTTCATCCAAGACCTACAGATCATCTTGATCCATCCCCATGTTGAAGTGCTCACCTCTCAGAGCAGGGGTAGATTGAAAGAGAGCGTAGCAATGGATCTTCATATCCGACAGTCGGCAGACACCTCCGCATTCATCCACGCCATGCACACCAGGGATGAAGCATTGCTGAAGAGATGTATGCGGGATCACATCATCGGTCCGCAACGGAGGGTGGATATTCCGCTGTTCGATGAGGTGGAGGAGATACTGAAAGCTCAGGGCGCCATCAATTACAATATCAGCGGATCGGGACCGAGTAGTTTTGCCTTCTTCCCAGCGAGTGCCTACACCGAGTCGGTCGTCTCTGAGTTGAAAGAATTATTTGAAGACTATCGCATGGGCTGTGATATCGAATCGACCCGTGTGGATGACCAAGGAGCAAGGATCCTAGCATGA
- the thrA gene encoding bifunctional aspartate kinase/homoserine dehydrogenase I, with the protein MKILKYGGSSVADPERIKSIYDQVGPRVRSGERIAIVVSAFGGVTDALIETAIAAEAGRNEYASLFQKVADRHLQAIHELLPEDMRQATEEACQTQLDELEELLRGIYLVRELSPRSQDAVLSFGERLSAFIISHYFSAEGLKSAYCDAREIIHTDDTYTRAQVDLKSTGERIREYFTTHSGLQVVTGFIARSAAGDTTTLGRGGSDYTAALLAGGLRAEALEIWTDVDGVLTADPRVVKNAYTISELSYAEAMELSHFGAKVIYPPTIQPALDKNIPIYIKNTFSPDHAGTRISAQAGVREGIGMTGLTSISDVSLLTIEGSGLVGIPGTAARFFHALGSSGANVIMITQASSEHSISVAVKESQAMNAQMSLEKEFAREIERGLVLPIKNEPGHCVLAMVGEGMRRHPGVAGRLFSALGRNGINVVAVAQGSSELNVTWVIKSEDKSKALNLVHDAFFRSQKEKLHVFILGVGLIGGTLLSQIEGQYDTLLEENDLDLRIVAVANSRKMLFNREGIRLENWKNQLDELGEASSIETFADRIIEINLPNSVFVDCTANPATKEVYPRLLTHSINISTANKVAASSAQKEYDAIINTARTHNVTFMNETNVGAGLPVIATLRQLVESGDKVHRIEAVISGSLSYIFNNFDKDSSFQDLVTDAREKGYTEPDPREDLSGNDIKRKIIILARVAGFQIEPNEVEVEALLPTACMEAPDVEAFFQELEKESDHFARLISEADAEGARLRYIASYADGKARVTLQQVKDDSPFYNLASTDNMVVVYSDRYQERPLTVAGPGAGADVTAAGVFAELIQLGNRNNG; encoded by the coding sequence ATGAAGATCCTCAAATACGGTGGTAGTTCTGTGGCCGATCCTGAACGGATCAAGTCCATCTATGATCAAGTCGGACCTCGCGTACGGTCTGGTGAACGGATAGCCATCGTGGTCTCGGCCTTTGGAGGCGTGACAGATGCCCTTATCGAAACTGCAATCGCAGCTGAGGCCGGTAGAAATGAATATGCTTCTCTATTTCAAAAGGTCGCTGATAGACATTTACAAGCTATCCATGAGCTTCTCCCTGAGGATATGCGTCAAGCTACTGAAGAGGCCTGTCAGACGCAATTGGATGAGCTGGAAGAACTCCTACGGGGTATCTATTTGGTCAGAGAGTTATCGCCTCGATCCCAGGATGCCGTGTTGAGCTTTGGCGAGCGCCTTTCTGCCTTCATCATCTCCCATTACTTCAGTGCAGAAGGACTTAAAAGTGCATACTGCGATGCCCGCGAGATCATCCACACCGATGACACCTATACCCGAGCACAGGTGGACCTGAAGTCGACTGGAGAACGGATCCGTGAGTATTTCACCACGCATTCGGGATTACAGGTAGTAACTGGATTTATCGCTCGATCAGCTGCCGGAGATACCACCACACTAGGCAGAGGAGGATCGGATTATACGGCAGCCTTGCTGGCTGGAGGGCTCCGAGCCGAAGCATTGGAGATCTGGACCGATGTGGACGGGGTACTCACAGCCGACCCTCGAGTGGTCAAGAACGCCTATACCATCTCTGAACTCAGCTATGCTGAGGCCATGGAACTGTCCCATTTCGGTGCCAAGGTGATATACCCACCTACCATCCAACCAGCCTTGGATAAGAATATCCCCATCTACATCAAGAACACCTTCTCTCCTGATCACGCTGGCACACGCATCAGTGCTCAAGCTGGGGTACGAGAAGGAATCGGAATGACCGGTCTGACTTCTATCTCGGACGTATCCCTGTTGACTATCGAAGGAAGTGGCTTGGTCGGTATTCCAGGTACTGCAGCCCGATTCTTCCATGCACTAGGAAGTTCCGGGGCCAATGTCATCATGATCACTCAGGCTTCTTCAGAGCATAGTATCAGTGTAGCGGTCAAAGAGTCTCAGGCGATGAATGCACAGATGAGCCTCGAAAAAGAATTTGCCCGTGAGATCGAGCGCGGTCTCGTACTTCCCATCAAGAATGAACCCGGTCATTGTGTATTGGCCATGGTAGGTGAGGGGATGAGAAGACATCCAGGTGTGGCAGGGAGACTGTTCAGCGCTCTGGGTAGGAACGGTATCAACGTGGTGGCTGTGGCCCAAGGTTCTTCAGAACTCAACGTCACATGGGTCATCAAGAGCGAGGATAAGAGTAAGGCTTTGAATCTGGTCCATGACGCATTCTTCCGCTCGCAGAAGGAAAAGCTGCATGTATTCATCCTAGGTGTAGGGCTTATTGGAGGTACCCTCTTGTCCCAGATAGAAGGTCAGTACGATACCTTGCTGGAAGAGAACGATCTGGACCTACGCATAGTGGCTGTGGCCAACAGCCGGAAGATGTTGTTCAATAGGGAAGGCATCCGATTGGAGAACTGGAAGAACCAGTTGGATGAATTGGGAGAGGCCTCGAGCATCGAGACTTTTGCAGATCGGATCATCGAAATAAACCTGCCCAATTCTGTATTTGTGGACTGCACGGCCAATCCGGCCACCAAGGAAGTCTATCCACGACTACTGACCCATAGCATCAATATCTCTACGGCCAATAAGGTGGCGGCCTCCAGTGCCCAGAAGGAGTATGATGCGATCATCAACACGGCCCGGACGCACAATGTGACCTTTATGAACGAGACCAATGTGGGCGCGGGATTGCCAGTGATCGCTACATTGAGACAATTGGTCGAGAGTGGGGATAAGGTGCATCGTATCGAAGCGGTGATCTCCGGTTCGCTCTCGTATATCTTCAACAACTTCGATAAGGATTCCAGTTTCCAGGACCTGGTGACCGATGCACGCGAGAAAGGATATACAGAGCCCGATCCGCGAGAAGACCTTTCTGGAAACGACATCAAACGAAAGATCATCATTCTAGCCCGAGTGGCCGGATTCCAAATAGAACCAAATGAAGTAGAGGTAGAAGCACTACTCCCTACTGCCTGTATGGAAGCCCCTGATGTAGAGGCCTTCTTTCAAGAATTGGAGAAGGAATCCGATCATTTTGCCCGACTTATCTCCGAAGCAGATGCAGAAGGAGCCAGACTGCGCTATATCGCCAGCTATGCAGATGGCAAAGCCCGCGTTACCTTGCAACAAGTAAAAGATGACAGTCCATTCTACAATCTGGCCAGTACGGATAATATGGTAGTGGTCTACTCTGATCGCTATCAAGAACGACCATTGACAGTGGCCGGTCCAGGAGCCGGAGCTGATGTCACTGCGGCCGGTGTCTTTGCAGAACTGATCCAACTCGGCAATCGCAACAATGGCTGA
- a CDS encoding class I SAM-dependent methyltransferase: MLSKEEKSLYRSELFRHLDGIAVAPTGYTLHRGGVMDVLDGNGFQAIDALAQEFQANEGYLNVALRILASQGWIEMRNATTLPEYRLTEKGQRASTHFPLYEGVMQVMEMSEHYHPRKFEPEPFDHWIQVTQPFIEGHGLDPSDEIHAQILKHIEGVLVGPSVVALGMGGMFHKYFMETSFRPEEFHKDPERFGRLLDFFTHLGWFRKKNDTYSFTDKGLFFAKRASAYGVTVSYIPTFRKLPELLFGDPKVLWNVPEGAPEAHVDREMNVWGSGGAHSTYFKKVDEIVIDLFNRPIEEQPKGIVDMGCGNGAYLEHLFTVIDQHTLRGTLLDEHPLFLVGADYNAAALKVTRANLIAADIWAKVIFGDIGRPDLLAQDLEENYSIALADLLNVRTFLDHNRIWTDTEPRGREGTSTGAYAFRGKRLTSSEVEENLKRHLEEWRPYVQRFGLLIIELHTIAPQLTASHLGRTAATAYDATHGYSDQYIVEVDVFHRIAEEAGLYPDMHHFSRFPDSELATVSINLLRGK, encoded by the coding sequence ATGCTCAGCAAAGAAGAAAAATCCCTCTATCGATCCGAATTATTCCGTCATCTGGATGGCATTGCTGTCGCCCCAACTGGGTATACCCTTCACCGGGGAGGGGTCATGGATGTACTGGATGGTAACGGCTTTCAAGCCATTGATGCATTGGCACAGGAATTTCAAGCAAACGAAGGCTATCTGAATGTAGCCCTGAGGATACTTGCTTCACAAGGTTGGATAGAGATGCGTAACGCGACTACGCTTCCGGAGTATCGACTGACCGAAAAAGGCCAAAGGGCCTCTACCCATTTTCCGCTCTATGAAGGGGTGATGCAGGTGATGGAAATGAGTGAGCACTATCATCCTAGAAAATTCGAGCCCGAGCCATTCGACCATTGGATCCAAGTGACCCAACCTTTCATTGAAGGGCATGGCTTGGACCCTTCTGATGAGATCCACGCCCAGATATTGAAGCATATCGAAGGGGTCCTAGTAGGTCCATCTGTAGTTGCACTGGGTATGGGAGGAATGTTCCATAAATATTTCATGGAAACCTCCTTCAGACCAGAGGAGTTCCATAAGGATCCTGAGCGATTCGGTCGCTTGCTGGATTTCTTCACACATCTGGGATGGTTCCGCAAGAAGAATGACACCTATTCCTTTACCGACAAGGGCCTCTTCTTCGCCAAGCGGGCTTCAGCTTATGGGGTGACCGTCTCCTACATCCCCACTTTCAGGAAGCTTCCAGAACTCCTCTTCGGTGATCCCAAAGTGCTTTGGAATGTACCAGAGGGCGCCCCGGAAGCCCATGTGGACCGTGAGATGAACGTTTGGGGAAGTGGTGGAGCTCACAGCACCTATTTCAAGAAAGTGGATGAGATCGTCATCGACCTTTTCAATCGACCCATTGAAGAGCAGCCCAAAGGCATCGTGGACATGGGATGTGGCAATGGGGCCTATCTGGAGCATCTATTCACTGTGATCGATCAACACACATTACGCGGTACCCTTCTGGACGAGCATCCTTTGTTCTTAGTAGGAGCAGATTACAACGCAGCAGCCTTAAAGGTCACACGCGCCAACCTCATCGCTGCTGACATCTGGGCCAAAGTGATATTCGGTGACATCGGTCGGCCTGACCTGCTCGCACAGGATCTCGAAGAGAACTATAGCATCGCTCTCGCTGACCTGCTCAATGTGCGCACCTTTTTGGACCACAACCGCATCTGGACCGACACCGAACCACGAGGCCGGGAAGGGACAAGCACGGGAGCCTATGCCTTCAGAGGGAAACGGCTGACTTCTTCAGAGGTAGAGGAGAACCTGAAAAGACACCTCGAAGAATGGAGGCCGTATGTACAGCGATTCGGGCTGTTGATCATCGAACTCCACACCATCGCACCCCAACTCACCGCTTCCCATCTCGGCAGGACGGCCGCCACCGCCTATGATGCCACTCATGGCTATTCCGATCAGTACATAGTAGAGGTGGATGTGTTCCATCGGATCGCTGAAGAAGCAGGACTCTATCCGGATATGCATCATTTCAGCCGATTCCCGGATTCAGAACTGGCCACGGTAAGTATCAACCTACTTCGAGGCAAATAG